GGTGTAGATTCTGTGCAATctcaaaatatatattagaaaaaCAATCTTTCACTTTATATTCCTTGTGTTCTATACACCTATTATAAATAAGTCATATCGTCCTTCTCCCTCTCAGTGTCATAATTTATTTTATCCTTATGGTAAGAGGTTTTCCATATGTGCTTTAACTTTGAAACAGAGCACCAATGAACTGCTGTGTCAGTCACCGTACCTACACTGCACTGTGCAGGGACAGCCCTACCATAAACCAAAGAGTCAAAAGGCTCAATCAGAAACAAAATCCTGATCTATTTGGAGAGATGCGAATGTATTTAATAACTCCATTGGTGATGAAATTACTGCTCTTTTGAACCTTTGGCTTATAATCATCTAGGTCAGATTTGGCTCTCCGCTATTTTCTTAAATGCTTTCCCTGTGTTTAGTAAAATGTGATAAGTATAGCAGCTGAGTCTGCTTAAAAAGTCATCCAAAGCAGACTACGATTTTGCAACAGCGTCCAAGCTGTATATCTTATTGCCAGTACCACAACAGTTCTGCCCTAATACATCATCAGGGACCTGCTATTGTCTTGTCCTCTAGGCTTGTTCATTCATTTACTAACAATACCCCTTTGTCCTACTGTATTGAAGgtactattttttttctgcacaTTGCTATTTGATAACTGTGAACTCCTTCAAATGCGGCCCTAATCCACTGCGCGTGTTGTGTCTCCTACTTGCCTCTTAAAACTTAgcacaccaaagtgctgtgctACCTATATTATGTTTCTTTCCAGCTTCTAGTTCAGAGGCAGCAGCATTCAACTGCAATTGCAGTCAGCCCTTCCTTGCCACCGTCCAATCCTGGTCTTGACTTCATTGACAGCCTAACTTTTGGCTGGAAGGCTCCTTATTAGCAAACACAGTTTCTATAAATGTATTACCCATTCGAGAGAGGCTGCTGTAGCAGATGGATGGAGCATGGCACTCCAAATGTTAATGTTCCATTAGTGATGCAGGAGGTGGAGTGAAAGGAAATCTTATGTGAAGGATGGCAGAACCCTGGACTACAGAAATAAATGTAACAGTGATGGACTAAAAGCAAGAGAATTTAAAAGTCTTACTTAGATGCCGAGGTCTGTGTGACAAATCCAGTCTGcactgagagagagacacaaaaagTCGTAAGATTGCATTTCAAGCCTGATATCCTAAAGGACCTTCCCAGAATGCCTAGAACTATTAAACGTCCACAAATCACTCCATCTTCCCTTGGCTTTTGTACATGCCTGGATGCCTGCAGCACATGGCTTCGAGGATGATGAATGTAACAAGAATACAGCAATCAGAGAATGGGTATCTTCTACGGAAAGTCTTCCAGCTTTTAGTGAATGTTTGTTCACTGAGACAGGAATTCTACAGACTAGATAAGCTGTCCAGCTCAAGAAGGCTCTCTGAGAAAAGGGTGTTGCCTTTCCCCCCTGTGCCTGAGTCAATACTAGCACACAGAGGGTCATCACAAACCCCAACAGAAAGCATCTGACCAGTAAGTTTCCTCTATAACTCAAAGGTACCACAGTTTGTCAGACTTTGTAATAAATGTTTGCTGGACTCTGAGGAGGCATCTCTTGAACTATATACACTGGATGTCCATAGTCTCCGCTAACCTTTTCATAGTGAGGGCAAAAAACACTGTCTGCAGTCCTTAGAGGAATGATAATGTCACTGGGCTCAGAACCATTGTTGTTGCCACTACGTTTTGGGGTGGCTAACGTACTAAGTGACAGGGTTGTAGTGTGCTGGGGTGAATGCTTCCTGTGTCTTCTCCGGTACTTCAATAAAAGAACCACCAAAGTGATTATGATGACGATGAAAATGATGCACCCTGATGCAATCCCTGCAAATAAGGCCACCTCTGAACCAAGTATACTGGAATGTCCAGCCTTGCTGCCATCTGTGCTGGATCCTAGAAAGAGAGGAAAACACAAAGAAAAGTTATCGCTGGCCTGTGACCATTTTACGGTGCTTAAAAATGTGAAGACTCAGCAGGACTGGAAGAATTAACTGGCAGCTAAACTTTGACAAACCAATTACCCTGTTAGGTAGCTAAATGCAAACAGCTGAAGTCAGCAATCAATATTAAACAAGACTTTGTGTCTGTTGGTCTTACTTTTATGCTGCTCCCAAACCgcattgttttcttttcatatatCATCATCCATCAGCAGCAAGGCCTGGGACTGACAAGGCAGCCTTTGATACATTCTGCATCTTTTAACAGATGCTGGCCAGCTCAAGGCAGCAAACAGGGAAAAACAGGGAAATGACAAGTCTCAGGACAGCTGACACTTTGGTATCATAATCTTGCTACTTTCTCTTTCAGACACTAGTTTAAATTAAACCACTGACTGCGTCTACGTATTTTGCTTACTAATGAAACAAGGAAGCTTGAGGCAGCAGGGGAGATAGGTAAAATGTTTATCATGCAACtagcttttattatttaaattacatttatttaaaaaaaatacatttggaagGCAGAAAAAAGCTCTCACTCTGAACAGCCTGCTGAGTGCGTGGCATCATCGCATTTTGTCACAAGAATTCAATGAATTCTTACTTAGAAAGTTGGAAATAACTTCCCTCTCTTCATGCTCAGTTCCAGATGGAAAAATGCTGTGGATGCTAAATTCACATAACTATCAACTCTGGCTACAATAACCTTAGCACAGAATTGCTGACGCCCGCTCAACAACTGCCACCTCAAAGATTCATTAGCAGGGTAGCAAATAATGTAGCCAGTGAGGACAGACTTCAAGCCATTGGTGAGAACCCAGAGTCGACTGATAACCAGTTTGGCTTTGTAATATTCTAAATTTGCTATCTTTCACAGTgaccttgtttattttttttgttcaCTTAAAGCGTGAAAAGCAGTTTGAAGATATTGGTCTGAAAACTATGAGATCCTCAtgttaaaaagatacattttttaaaaacctttaaattTAGTGAAGGATCAATCAGTCATTTGTAGACTTTATAAGATCAGATAAGAGATTAGAGCATTAATTATACATGCATTAAAATAAACCTTACAAATGGCTGTTGACAACCTCTTAATAATGTATCGGATGGGAAGAGAAAGATAGAAATATTCTCTCATCTGCCAGGGTACTAAACATGAAGCGGCACTTACCACTGTAAAGCTATTCAGAGAAACTACTACCCAAAAACTTTCCTGGAAATGAATGATTTTCTTAGAAGATGTAATTTACTCCAACTGCAAAATGAGATGGGGCAATATGTGCTGTGCACTGGCCAAAATGCACAGCTTCTAGCTACCATCCACTGGTGCATCAGAACACATTTTTGTTTGACCTCACTATGCAAATATTTGCTTTTAACAAATTCCAGTGCTAAAATAATGATGTAAGGAATGGAAAAAATCGCTTAAAATGGCACTTCCCAAGACCAAAAAATCCCGATGTGTACCTGAATTATCCTTTACAAATGGACTTGTTGTGGAGCTTTTTCCGTTGGTACCAGCTTCTTGTTCGGGACGTTTAGTTGGATCAGTATTACGGGGTGATCCAGCAGAATTGGGATctgtaagaaagaaaaatgattgaTTTCAATTTAGACAACTGAAGAGATTAAGCTTTATAAGGCTGCTATATACCATGAGATAGGACTAGCTTTGAATAGAAGACTCTTTATGAAAAGGGCTATGAGATAGAAGaatataattttccttttaaagcaaaattgatttttttcagaggtttAGATTGTGAGGCCATCTGCAGAAACTATAGGGATTCCTGTAATTGGCAAGAAAAGCTTTGCAGATGACATTTCAGTTTAACTGAGCAAGTTGAGTGAGTCCTAAACCAACTTCTAATTAGAAGAATAATTCTTTCTTTCTGCACAATAGGTTATCTATATATAAAAAGGGACAATGAACAAAAACCTCTTCTGTAGTTAGAATTCATAATAAGAAAACTACAGAAACATTAgcttttctcctttcatttatTCCAAATAATTATGAACTGTGaagttgtggttttgtttttaaaataaaaatgactgaaACGCATTATTACTGGCTGTCCTTCCCTTCTAGAGAGCTCTACAATAAAGAGATCTTATTACACTAGCGCTCCTCTTGTAGAAATCTGTCAGTAGCTTAGGTACAGAAAATAGGCTTTGCTCTCAAAATCTAAGGGAAGAATGACCAAACTAGACTCAGTTGGCACTCTGTTCTATGCTATTAAAAGAAGCCTGCACACTAAGTGGGGTACTGAGACTGATCAAAGTGATTTCATGAAACAGCAGATGGTCTTTACCTTGTCCAACTTTCATGAGGATCTTCATGGCTTTTGTCTGGCACACCCCTCCCTCCTGGTTATCCAGGCCCTCTAAAGACCCATTTGATGTTGCTgatcaaagaaaaacaaaaacaaacaaaaagagattTCAGGAAATCAGTAGGCAAAGTGATGTGAATATGAGTGCCTGAAAACAGGGATTCCTTTAATCTACTGGAATCTGTTCTTGTTGCTCAGGTTGACCTATGAAAAGCTGTGAAATGTTGAAAGCCAAAAGAATGAATACATTGGTAAGTCATACATTATATACAAACGCTGGAATGACTTATCAGGTTTCAAATTTACTCAGCCACTTTTTCTTCTATGCACAATTGAGTGACTTTCTATTATGCCCCTGGATAAAATGGCATCACCTTCCAAATAAAGGTAATGGGGTCAGCTGAAAAAGAAGCCCTGCCAGGCTCAAAGGAGCAAAGTACTTAATTcactcttcttctttttttaaagcaacatcaTAATAATCACCACAGTACACCTGCTTCCTCTGTAACAGATCTCCTGTTTAAGGAAATGCGCACATACAAAAGACAAAGTGAAATCCGAGATTCCacactggttggaaaacagtattttattttttttaaatacaatcttATTTTTCTTagggctttaaaaaaatgttctacTTTAACAGAAACCTTTCAGCTTCTACAAACAAACGAGTGTCTCCCCCATGTTTAAATTGTTTTCTTATCAGTATGCTTGCTTAAACTCCACATACCCACTTGCAGCCCACTGCTAGCTGGTATTGCAATCTGATTTGTGTATGAAGTACAACTCACTTTGGGAACTCATACATATCAAGTCAGAGTCTACATGATTGTACTCCATCACCAAAtattctggggggagaggggagcatcAGTTTTCTTTCATGCTACACTAATACTTTACTGTATTGTATTCTTAGGACTACAACGTATTGCATCCCTTACTAGCTCCTGACAGACAACGCTGCAGATTAACCAGATACATTAACAATAATGCAGTATTAAATAGTGGGGGATGATTCTAAATCTACTTCATTTCATGATTTGTATGAGTGTTTTGTCCATTTCCCTTCatttcccaaaacacacacacacacacacacacacacacacacacacagatcccgACCACCtagtgcaaaaaaataaataatagataCCAATTGTATTACTTGTTGGGATTCCCATGGACTGCTTAAATTAAACAGCACTTTCCTTTCTCTAGACTCAGTCTTTTCATCTGAGGACCTAATTCAGCAAGGGCCTCACACTGTCCAgctctttgttttcagttctccttccctctcctttcaACTTCCTCTGGGATTTGCTTTTAATATAGCTTATTTGTATTTCCTACTTGCTTCACAGTGTCTTCCCAGCCCCATGTTAATATTTTTTCTGCTTTCATCTTCTCCTTAGCTGTATACCCTTTACACTGAACCTACCTTCCTATCCTGTGATCCACTTCTTGTTTTTCTTCCACTTCTGCCTCTTTTGTGTGTAACCTGTTTTCCCCCCATCATATAAAATTTCCAACTCGTTACTCCTTCTTCTATACTTTCCTTTCCTTATATTTGGGCCACCCTGGGTTTTCCCCCCCTGTACAACTAATCTTGTTTTCCCCTTCCTCACTGCACAATCATCACAAAGAAAGTTACTAAAActtcagtttgtttttatttctaatcttttctttaaaaaagttttcaaaatgaaaaaaataaaacccagcaaCCCACACCACAATAAGTAATTTAAGATAAAAGCAGATCTGAAATGTGCCATTGCATTGCCAGACTCAGAAAATAATGGAGACAtatagtttggggtttttttgttttgttttccagagagaaaaaaaatcaatactaaGAACTAGTTCTGGACATAAATCAAATGTGTCTTCGCTGAAAGTGTTTTTTATGACCTATTTGCCAATGTAGAGACACAAGGACGGGGAAAAAGTAGTAAATAGAAATATCAAAACTGAGCATCAGCTGAGAGTACAGCTAATAAACACTgactttattttggttttttttttgttcgtgagttttcatttttgttttttatatctAGGTTACAGGGATTCACAATCACTTTAAACTCCACTTTCTCAGATTTTAATTGAATAGAGTACAGCCCCTTCTCATATCAGCACCCTTTAAAAATTTGTCTGATTTAACCTACACTGTCAGAGACCACAATAAAATTAGAAGACCCACAGTCTAACCTCAGTCTAATACAAGGAAAGTAAGGAATGCAAAACTATTACAATGCCCAGCCTCCATCAAGATAACCCAATATTACAGTGAAGCTGGTGTGTGCTTTTCAGAGTTCAAACTGCCTTGCTTCCTTACTAAAAGAATGCTTTCATAGCTTTGATGCTGGATGAATGAATTTACAGGagtattcactttttccacagtccTTCAAGGGGTTTTCTGAAAGCTGATGTTACAGTTTAGGGGAGATAACACCATATCCTGTGGAAGGAGGAGTATTCAGTGAAGTATATTCCAGTGGCAAAGTAACTTCTCCCCTTAATTAAACTAACAATTAGCCAAGACTGCTGGAggaaattatttgaaaaatttcattatGGATTTCAAGATATCACCTCACATATCCCAGTatgtggggaggaagaaggggcaGTTTTAAACAGTTTTAAGATTCAAGAAGATGAAGGATTTTcactgagagagaaaaataacatGGGATATCAGAGAAAACACTGTTTCCTGTCAAAAGCTCAGTATGCAGAAGTCAAACAAGGGAACAAGTGCAAAATATTCCTAAAACACTTGCAGCTGTCTTTATATTTGATCTCTGAGTGAAAATTACACCTCCGGTGATCTAAACCTCctccattacacacacacacacacacacttcaggtGGGTAACCCTGTCCCTGGAGTTCTAATTACATTAATGTTGCATCCTGATTcctaagaattttttaaaataattaataaatttgcaatGAATGTTTAATTTATTAGGCTCGAGTTAAATGTTGACCATGATGCTGTATGCTTGAAGATGACCATTTGTATCGTTGTTCCTACCACTgctatacaattgcaacaaatcttgtacaaagtgtatcatgtaaggtgtcaatggaaaagttacaaacTGTCAAGTATGATTACCCtggttaaatccatgtatcatcactgtatctgaagtgATGAATATTTGCTATGTATTTGTATCTCAGATGTTTGTTCTTGGGGTGACACCCACAAGgtaggctatgtcttcactagcacttttgtcagtaaaacttaaGTCGCTCAGAGGTATGAAAAAATGCAACCCTTgaccaacataagttacactCACAGAAATGCCactgtggacagcgctatgtcggcgggatTTTCTGCAGTGTGGGGGAGTTTCTTGCAGTCTGtcctgagtgtggcattctcagtgtggtctATCCCAGGCAACCAGACACATTCATCATCAGAAAAACTAtataatcctgcaaacatttacatacTTAAACAAAGTTGCTCACAGGTGTGTTTCCGGGATTGGGCTCTAAGTTTGTTATATCATATGGCCAGCATCTTCCAGTAAACTGAAAATAAGCACAACAGTGCTAACTGGATAAAATAAGATTCATtactcctctcttcctcccctctgccccccacccttgGATGACACAGGTGCATCTGAGTTTCTGAAGTCCAGttgagctccactgaagtcaacggcaaaagtTCTGTTGACTACAGTCAGAAGCagagtgaagcagttggtcagcaaGAGCCTGTACACaacctttaaacaaacaaacaaacaaatgcctTAAATCTCTATGAATCCCAACTGTTCCTGTCCAAAGTTTAAGACTAACACATTTTCAACAATAAACTGAAATTGATGTTTGATCACTATACTAGTGACCTGAGCCAAAATTACTTGAAGTTCATAGGAATTGTCAGAGTGCAAGGAATACAGGGTTGGGCTCAAAGTGCTGTTGATTTGTGGATGATTTGTGTCACTGGATTTTTAAGAAATGGCAGTTAAAGAGACCTGACTAATTCTTGCTTTTGGGACGTGAACTGTGTCTATTCAGTAATTGTAAAATAGATTCTCAATATATCCCCTGATTTGACATGGGAGGTGATGAAATTATTCAGACCAAAGCATCCAGTTCTAGTTCTGCCTTCTGtggtttaaaatatataaaaagccaCTGGAAGTCATAAATCAATGTTTGATCTTTcatatttatttgcttttaaaacttCACAATCCCTGTTTATTGTGTGAAATGCATTAGCCATAAATGCAGAGGCAGAGAATCAGAGACTGAAACCGAGTCAGCAGACAGGAGTAGTTCCTGGCTATGATTTTTATACAGTCCCCATGGAGAGGAAGtaatattacattttaatatgTCTTCATTTGATTATTATTACTCGGCCTCCCAGGAGGCTAAGCTGCTCCATGGAACTTTGGTTGTTTTCAACCAATCAGGTTGGTGACTTTGCTCTAATCAGATGGAGAATTAAGCTTCTGGATTTGTGCCTCTGTATAGCTAGCTTTTCATTCACAAAGAGATTAGAAATGAAGGCAAAGTCACAAAAATCAAGGCTCATTCACTTTTAAAGATATACAGTACAAAATTAAAAACTCCATCACCATTACTTCTAGGAAAATGCTATTACAACAAAGTCTTAGGCCTTTGTATCTGTCACAATTACCTTTCTATCTGTCACAGTTACAAATACTTCCATGCTTTTAAAGCTACAAAATAGGCCACATTAGTGACATATCCCTTGGTCTAAAAAAGTTTGTAACCAATTTAATTCAGGGCTGGATTGTGACATGGACTACACTCACCCACCGACGGAAGTAAAATCACACCCATTCCCAACATGCCAGTGCCGCTTTCTCAGGCCTTGTGTCTGGGCACGCAGAGATGAGCAAGCGCTTGCCGCAGAGTGCCTGCTTCCTCCCTTTGAGAAGATGGGTGGGGGAAtgggtggagcctgggctctgcagCCACCTAGTGTGAAGAACAGCACAAGGGAACCATTGTAGATGCAGAGGTTGTTGTAACTTGCTACTGGTGTAGGCCAGAGGAAGAGCAAAGCAGGAAAGGAATTGTGACTTAGAAAGGTCTATTTGAGGTACAAGCCTCCCAGGGATACTCCTGGGGTAGTGAGTTCTGTGTGCCACCTCTTGCTCAGAACTGTACCTTAAGTCACTCTCTAGGCCTTTGAAATTTGGGTTTTTACAATTAGAGTTAAATAATATCAAAACCCCATAAATCTCTTATCCAATGCTATTTTTGAAGATCGAAAAAGGAACACAAAAACCCAAGAGCAGCAATAAGAAAATATCCAACTGTAGATCCAACAGTAATAAGAAGTTATTCTTAGTGCAACGGTATACTTGATCTAATATATGCTCACAGGATCACTAAGTAcatagttttttttaatgaaagaaaattcCTTTGCCACATCATCCTGTATGTGCGCTCTAGCTGCTTTCATtcacttttgtctttttaaagacTTTCTCAGCAAAGCACCAAATAAGTAATTCTTTCCCATAAATTATCTACATTTACGAGACAAGTTTAAGAACACCAAgaaccacaaaacaaaataagCACAAATCAAGAAAGTTGTTTCTAGAACAGCCAGGATGATGGACAAGGCAGCTGACGAGATATAAAGagtgttttaattaaaagaattatatttgccttttttgcccAGCAGCAATGCCAGATCTTCATGAGTCTGGAACAACTAAAGAAACTCGTTTAGATCTGTTAACCACAGAACCGGTAAGTCAGCGGGCACCCTGCTTGATGGGCCGCAAGAAATTTTACAGTGGGGAtgaaatctgtttattttaattaCCTACAGATTGCTGATCGTTTACTTTTGCGTGTAGTTACAATCATCATCAGATTAATATTAACATACgtttaaaaaaatctactgaATCTAAGCTTTGTTTAAACAAGGAATCAGCTTTCAAACTGTATTCATAAAAGGTACCAAAGTTAGGTTCTGACACTGGAAATACTGACACCCACTCAgaattttaagcatatgagtagccccactgagtCAAGTTAGCACGTATGTATATCCCTGCAGATTGGGGAATAAATTACATGCCAATTTTGCAACCCTTATTCACATTCCCTGCTGCCTTAGTCAGTGAATAATTACACTTATTCCAATGGTATACACTATTACACAACTTGAGTAACAGTGGCAGACTTGGgccctttattattaattattattactattaaactTAAGTCTTTCCTTTTAAGGGAAGTGGCATTCAATGAGGCTGAGCCCGATGCCGCTTGTGAGCTCTAAATTTATTTGCGTCAATCTTGAAGAGAAAGGCAGTATCACTTTCATCTCCAGATTAGTGGATACCATGGGTGAAGTGCCGTAACCATGTGAAAGGCCAAGAGATCCAGAACTACATCTTGATCTAATGAGCAGGCATTTCAGGGACCACACTTGTCTTTGTAAAACACAGGCCCTGCCTGTTATTGTCCACAGCAATGCAACAGAGAATGACAAAACTACAAGTACCTACCCATGCTCAACCCAAAATATCTGCTCTTTCTTATGAAGTTCACTTAGTGATGTCAGTAATGCATGATCTTGGTCACAtttaagttaatggcaaaaccCCCTTTGACTACAATTGACGCAAGATCAGGTCTAAATTGCTTCCCTTCCTATTTACAGATATTGGACAAATGTATGAGGTGATATGGAGTAATTTGCTTGGGTCCTTCTACTCActacctcctcctccccaccaaaaatTTTTATTGTTTCAATTGTCTTAAAATGAGTTGTAAAGGTTCAGAGCCAAATAAAGAGAATGACCCTCAAGACTTTATTgctaaaaattattatttatacttCTAAGATCTTTCATTAGAGTTAAATTTTTTCCAACATTATTTCCGTTAAATGGTTCTCATGAAGAACAGTCTCGGAAATGTTCTCTTTTTGCCATAGTGATCCAGCTATGCATGTCTACCACATAAACACACATAGTTTCCTACAGTTTACACAAACAAATTATGTGTATGTGAGTGGTGAACTAAACTGTATAGCAGATGAAAACCTGCTAATTAAAATGTATTCACTTTATAATTTTTTCTAAAGCACATTACTGGATAGTTAACTTCACCAGACAGGAAGAGATATTTTGCACAGTTTGCCCCTCTTACAAGCCTGCTGCTGGGCAAAAACCCACATGGATAGAAAGAAATGCCTCCCTACTGCCACAATCAGCTTTGCTTAACAGTTCAGCTGAACAGAACTAATAGAATTAGTTAGTATTCAGGTTACATTGATTGTCCCTAATGACAAACAGGCTGGCTAGAAACAAGACCATGAGCTTTAATAttatacagaaaatattttctatagCACGCAAACTCAACAGCTTCCTTTACGAATCTGCATCTGCCGTTAAAATCTCTCTGGTTTATGACTGAAGCCCTTGGATGAGAAAAGGTTATAgtaaaatgtttatattaaacaaacaaaaaacaaaataaaaagcccACTCTTGCTCATTCTACTGTCACTAATTGCATGCAATGATATTAATGACCCAGTAATTGCTATACAAGTGGCAGTGAAGTGGAAAACATCATTTTGAGCCAGAGTTCATCTCTAGGTGGTAGGACTTCACCAGTGACTGAGTTAATGCCTAGTGACAGTTTAGAATATAACACTACAGATTAGAAAATGTGCCACTCTCATGCTTATAATAGTTTAGATGGACATGACATTATTTGCTTTGACCGTGTGGAGTCTAGCAGTAACCCCAATAAA
The Eretmochelys imbricata isolate rEreImb1 chromosome 1, rEreImb1.hap1, whole genome shotgun sequence DNA segment above includes these coding regions:
- the EFNB2 gene encoding ephrin-B2 isoform X3; translated protein: MAVRRGDSSLWKYCWGVLMVLCRTAMARSIVLDPIYWNSSNPKFLPGQGLVLYPQIGDKLDIICPKVDSKTVGQYEYYKVYMVDKDQADSCTIKKDNTPLLNCAKPDQDVKFTIKFQEFSPNLWGLEFQRKKDYYIISTSNGSLEGLDNQEGGVCQTKAMKILMKVGQGSSTDGSKAGHSSILGSEVALFAGIASGCIIFIVIIITLVVLLLKYRRRHRKHSPQHTTTLSLSTLATPKRSGNNNGSEPSDIIIPLRTADSVFCPHYEKVSGDYGHPVYIVQEMPPQSPANIYYKV
- the EFNB2 gene encoding ephrin-B2 isoform X2, with product MAVRRGDSSLWKYCWGVLMVLCRTAMARSIVLDPIYWNSSNPKFLPGQGLVLYPQIGDKLDIICPKVDSKTVGQYEYYKVYMVDKDQADSCTIKKDNTPLLNCAKPDQDVKFTIKFQEFSPNLWGLEFQRKKDYYIIYPNSAGSPRNTDPTKRPEQEAGTNGKSSTTSPFVKDNSGSSTDGSKAGHSSILGSEVALFAGIASGCIIFIVIIITLVVLLLKYRRRHRKHSPQHTTTLSLSTLATPKRSGNNNGSEPSDIIIPLRTADSVFCPHYEKVSGDYGHPVYIVQEMPPQSPANIYYKV
- the EFNB2 gene encoding ephrin-B2 isoform X1, with the translated sequence MAVRRGDSSLWKYCWGVLMVLCRTAMARSIVLDPIYWNSSNPKFLPGQGLVLYPQIGDKLDIICPKVDSKTVGQYEYYKVYMVDKDQADSCTIKKDNTPLLNCAKPDQDVKFTIKFQEFSPNLWGLEFQRKKDYYIISTSNGSLEGLDNQEGGVCQTKAMKILMKVGQDPNSAGSPRNTDPTKRPEQEAGTNGKSSTTSPFVKDNSGSSTDGSKAGHSSILGSEVALFAGIASGCIIFIVIIITLVVLLLKYRRRHRKHSPQHTTTLSLSTLATPKRSGNNNGSEPSDIIIPLRTADSVFCPHYEKVSGDYGHPVYIVQEMPPQSPANIYYKV